From one uncultured Paludibacter sp. genomic stretch:
- a CDS encoding conserved membrane hypothetical protein (Evidence 4 : Unknown function but conserved in other organisms), whose translation MKINLQKIIVPNPFVTIFTFVASVALWLFFYFAYSVSLSANGSVTHVAEKVISSSSLMAHLITLAVAVFISLLLAQINNRYAYINTRTFLPTFFFLLLSVFWIDTHGNYLAYLAALSVMFAIYLFFNNYANENGTEIAFLGFIFLSLSVLILPEYILLLPFVWIGFYQLKCLSFRTFFASLLGFLVPWLAVYGWIYFTTKALDYYPDFLGVFNRLSIISFTNLPTLIYGIVMSAIFLILTVGAGSNINRESIKTRRLLFFFRIIGFGLILLMIFFCVDFVSYLPLGAAFFAVLAAYTFTYQRTLFYSVLFIFLFLIVGLFTFYQILF comes from the coding sequence ATGAAAATCAATTTGCAAAAAATAATTGTTCCTAATCCCTTTGTTACTATTTTTACTTTTGTAGCAAGTGTTGCTCTTTGGTTATTTTTCTATTTTGCTTATTCGGTATCGTTATCCGCAAATGGAAGTGTAACTCACGTGGCAGAAAAAGTAATATCTTCTTCGAGCCTGATGGCGCATTTAATTACGCTGGCAGTCGCTGTTTTTATTTCCTTGTTACTTGCCCAAATAAACAATCGTTACGCTTACATTAACACACGAACTTTTCTGCCTACGTTTTTTTTTCTTTTACTTTCAGTTTTTTGGATAGATACACATGGAAATTATTTGGCATATCTGGCGGCTCTTTCCGTAATGTTTGCCATTTATTTGTTTTTTAATAATTATGCAAATGAAAACGGAACAGAAATCGCTTTTCTCGGTTTTATATTTTTATCACTCAGCGTTCTTATTTTGCCGGAGTATATACTTTTGCTTCCCTTTGTATGGATTGGTTTTTATCAATTAAAGTGCCTTTCTTTCCGCACTTTTTTTGCTTCCCTTCTGGGTTTTTTAGTTCCTTGGCTGGCTGTGTATGGCTGGATTTATTTTACAACAAAAGCGTTGGATTATTATCCTGATTTTTTAGGTGTTTTTAACCGTTTATCCATCATTTCTTTTACAAATCTTCCCACTTTGATATATGGAATAGTAATGTCCGCTATTTTTCTGATATTGACGGTTGGAGCCGGATCTAACATTAATAGAGAGTCTATAAAAACCCGCAGACTATTGTTTTTCTTTCGTATAATTGGTTTCGGATTGATTTTGTTAATGATATTCTTCTGTGTTGATTTTGTGAGTTACCTTCCCTTGGGCGCTGCGTTTTTCGCTGTTTTAGCCGCTTACACATTCACCTATCAGCGTACTTTGTTTTATTCCGTTCTTTTTATATTTCTATTTTTGATTGTTGGATTATTTACTTTTTACCAAATTTTATTTTAA
- the dcp gene encoding Peptidyl-dipeptidase dcp, whose product MKKVLIIMLMGTVLIGCNKTANKADSNNPFLKPYNTEYDAPPFDKIKMSDYLPAFEEGIKQHQQEIDSIANDTAEPTFANVIEKLEFSGDLLRRVSSVFFNLNSADTNDEMDKLASEITPKLTEHNDNLYLNEKIFKKVKKLYDERATLGLNAEQNRLLERYYKEFIRSGAALNDQQKSQLREINKQLSAAELLFVQNVLAETNSYQKFVTKKEELKGLPQSVIEAAADEAKTAGKSGQWLFTTQKSSFIPVLQYSENRELRKELLTAYTTRCNHGNKNDNKAVINKIMKLRVRKAQLLGFATPAAFILDNTMAKTPETVYAFLDKVWKPAVAKAKVEAAELQKLMDTEGKGEKLEPWDWWYYAEKLRKQKYDLEEEQLKPYFKMENVRKGVFGLATKLYGLQFEKLENMPVYDKDVEVFKVTDKDSSLIGILYTDYYPRAGKSAGAWMNNINEQYIKNGVNHRPIIMNVGNFTKPTSNKPSLLTMDEVSTMFHEFGHALHGLLAQSTYPSLSGTNVRRDFVELPSQIMENWAFEPEVMKTYAFHYKTGELMPKELMDKIQNSSKFNQGFNMTELLSAALLDMDYHSIKDTADIDVNAFEKKSMERIGMIPEIIVRYRSPYFKHIFDGGYAAGYYSYTWAEVLDADAFQAFKETGDIFNQKIATSFRKNILEKGDSDDPMILYKKFRGKDPNPDALLIRRGLK is encoded by the coding sequence ATGAAAAAAGTATTAATAATTATGCTAATGGGAACCGTATTAATAGGTTGCAATAAAACTGCAAACAAAGCAGATTCAAATAATCCGTTTCTAAAACCGTACAATACAGAGTACGATGCGCCTCCTTTTGATAAAATCAAAATGAGCGATTATTTGCCGGCTTTTGAAGAGGGAATAAAACAGCATCAACAAGAAATTGATTCTATTGCCAATGATACTGCTGAACCCACATTTGCAAATGTAATAGAGAAACTGGAATTCAGCGGAGATTTACTGCGCAGGGTTTCTTCCGTTTTCTTCAATCTGAATTCGGCAGATACAAATGATGAAATGGATAAACTTGCATCTGAAATTACGCCGAAACTTACCGAACATAATGACAATCTGTATTTGAATGAAAAGATTTTCAAAAAAGTAAAGAAACTCTACGATGAAAGAGCTACTCTTGGTTTGAATGCAGAACAAAATCGCTTATTAGAAAGATATTATAAAGAATTTATCCGTAGCGGCGCCGCATTGAACGACCAACAAAAATCACAGTTGAGAGAAATCAATAAACAATTGAGCGCGGCGGAATTACTATTTGTACAAAATGTATTGGCGGAAACCAATTCCTATCAAAAATTTGTAACAAAAAAAGAAGAATTAAAAGGATTGCCGCAAAGCGTGATTGAAGCCGCTGCGGACGAAGCTAAAACGGCGGGAAAATCAGGACAATGGCTTTTTACAACTCAAAAATCAAGTTTTATACCCGTATTGCAATATAGTGAAAACCGTGAATTGCGCAAAGAATTACTGACCGCTTACACCACCCGTTGTAACCACGGTAATAAGAATGATAATAAGGCAGTTATAAACAAAATAATGAAACTGCGTGTAAGAAAAGCGCAACTATTAGGATTTGCAACCCCTGCCGCTTTTATATTGGATAATACAATGGCAAAAACACCCGAAACTGTTTATGCTTTCCTGGATAAAGTATGGAAACCTGCAGTAGCAAAAGCAAAAGTGGAAGCCGCAGAACTTCAAAAGCTGATGGACACCGAAGGTAAAGGAGAAAAATTGGAACCTTGGGATTGGTGGTATTATGCTGAAAAACTCCGCAAGCAAAAATACGATTTGGAAGAAGAACAACTGAAACCGTATTTCAAAATGGAAAATGTTCGAAAAGGCGTTTTTGGCTTGGCAACAAAACTTTACGGACTTCAATTTGAGAAATTGGAAAATATGCCGGTTTACGATAAAGACGTAGAAGTATTTAAAGTAACCGATAAAGACAGTTCTTTAATAGGCATTCTTTATACCGATTATTATCCCCGCGCGGGTAAAAGCGCAGGAGCTTGGATGAACAATATAAACGAGCAATATATCAAGAATGGAGTAAATCATCGTCCGATAATTATGAATGTAGGGAATTTTACAAAACCCACATCAAACAAACCATCGCTGCTTACAATGGATGAAGTAAGCACTATGTTTCATGAATTTGGACACGCTTTACATGGATTATTGGCGCAGTCAACTTATCCTTCGCTTTCTGGAACAAATGTACGGCGTGACTTTGTAGAGCTTCCATCACAAATTATGGAAAATTGGGCGTTTGAACCCGAAGTGATGAAAACCTATGCTTTCCACTATAAAACAGGTGAATTAATGCCAAAAGAATTGATGGACAAAATTCAAAATTCATCGAAATTCAATCAAGGTTTCAATATGACAGAGTTACTTTCGGCTGCCTTACTCGATATGGATTATCACAGTATAAAAGATACCGCTGATATTGATGTGAATGCTTTTGAAAAGAAATCGATGGAAAGAATAGGAATGATACCTGAAATTATTGTACGTTATCGCAGCCCTTATTTTAAACATATTTTTGACGGGGGTTACGCTGCCGGATATTATAGCTACACCTGGGCGGAGGTACTTGATGCTGACGCTTTTCAGGCATTTAAAGAAACCGGCGATATTTTCAATCAGAAAATAGCCACTTCTTTCCGTAAAAATATCTTGGAAAAAGGAGATTCTGATGATCCGATGATTTTGTACAAAAAATTCCGTGGAAAAGATCCAAACCCGGACGCTTTGTTAATTCGAAGAGGATTGAAATAA
- a CDS encoding Riboflavin biosynthesis protein RibF has translation MYIFKQNDIIPWEGCVATVGFFDGVHAGHRFLLEELKNIAKENHLNSLVVTFDKHPRKVLNANFQPKLLTTLNEKIEQFETTGVDACLILDFSKEFAFLTAYEFMKYVLVERLKVKILLVGHDHRFGYNREQGFDDYVKIGDELGVKVIEVAQFGQEENPHISSSEIRHALENGKIEKANEILTYPYSFSGKIIKGNQLGRYLGFPTANIKVDEKDKIIPKIGVYGVRVTVNGKSYKGMMNIGYRPTVEFADDVKIEVNIIDFEGEIYNKTIKIEVLKHIREEKKFKNLNELKIQLQKDREMMDSLS, from the coding sequence ATGTATATTTTTAAACAAAACGATATAATTCCGTGGGAAGGATGCGTGGCGACAGTAGGTTTTTTTGACGGAGTTCATGCCGGACACCGTTTTTTGTTGGAGGAGTTGAAAAACATAGCAAAGGAAAATCATTTAAATTCACTTGTGGTTACTTTCGACAAGCATCCGCGTAAGGTTTTAAATGCAAACTTTCAGCCCAAGCTGCTTACAACTCTAAATGAAAAAATAGAACAGTTCGAAACAACAGGCGTTGATGCGTGCTTAATACTCGATTTTAGCAAAGAATTTGCGTTTTTAACCGCTTATGAATTTATGAAATATGTTTTAGTGGAGCGGTTGAAAGTAAAAATTCTGCTTGTAGGACATGATCATCGTTTTGGCTATAACCGCGAACAAGGTTTTGACGATTATGTAAAGATTGGAGATGAGTTAGGGGTAAAAGTAATTGAGGTTGCACAATTCGGACAAGAAGAAAATCCGCACATAAGCAGTTCCGAAATTCGTCACGCATTGGAAAATGGAAAAATCGAAAAAGCCAACGAGATATTGACTTATCCTTATTCTTTTTCAGGAAAAATTATTAAAGGAAATCAACTGGGAAGGTATTTAGGATTCCCTACGGCAAACATCAAAGTTGATGAAAAAGATAAAATTATTCCAAAAATAGGAGTTTACGGAGTACGAGTTACAGTGAACGGGAAATCTTACAAGGGAATGATGAATATAGGATACAGGCCTACGGTGGAATTTGCCGACGATGTAAAAATTGAGGTCAATATTATAGATTTTGAAGGAGAAATTTACAATAAAACAATCAAAATTGAAGTTTTAAAACATATTCGGGAAGAGAAGAAATTTAAAAATCTAAACGAATTAAAGATTCAATTACAAAAAGACAGAGAAATGATGGATTCATTGAGTTGA
- a CDS encoding HAD-superfamily hydrolase, subfamily IA, variant 3 translates to MTKNKPVKAVVFDLGGVIVDLDWDLCVENFKKIGINEMEKLISTTLQKGFILDYELGLISSDDFRGEVRKYSTKPITDEQINYAWKSLLVSIPNEKLELLKKLKTKCKVFMLSNTNEMSFQKCLDEMFNVNGHDISEYFDKCYLSYQMHKHKPNADIFEELLKDAGLKADECLFLDDGIHNIETAKNLGFQTKFVEPFSELKWSDFDL, encoded by the coding sequence ATGACAAAAAATAAACCTGTAAAAGCCGTTGTATTTGATTTAGGTGGAGTAATCGTAGATTTGGATTGGGATTTGTGCGTAGAAAATTTTAAAAAAATCGGAATAAACGAAATGGAGAAATTAATAAGCACAACATTGCAAAAAGGTTTTATTCTTGATTATGAATTAGGGTTAATTTCTTCTGATGATTTCAGAGGTGAAGTTCGAAAATATTCAACTAAACCTATTACAGACGAACAAATTAATTACGCATGGAAATCATTATTGGTCAGTATTCCAAATGAGAAATTGGAATTACTCAAAAAACTGAAAACAAAATGCAAAGTATTTATGTTGAGCAATACAAACGAAATGTCTTTCCAAAAATGTTTGGATGAAATGTTTAATGTAAACGGGCACGATATAAGTGAATATTTTGACAAATGTTATCTTTCTTATCAAATGCATAAACATAAACCCAATGCAGATATTTTTGAAGAATTATTAAAAGATGCAGGATTGAAAGCGGATGAATGTTTATTTTTAGATGACGGAATTCACAATATTGAAACCGCAAAAAACCTTGGTTTTCAAACAAAATTTGTAGAACCGTTTTCTGAATTAAAATGGAGCGATTTTGATTTATAA
- a CDS encoding conserved hypothetical protein (Evidence 4 : Unknown function but conserved in other organisms): protein MVGCYILYSEKIQKFYIGATQDEINSRIEKHNHKTYGSKKFTARANDWILFLFIPTKDFSHAVRIKRKIKSMKSSKFVHKLMQDKELLEKLITDCRI, encoded by the coding sequence ATGGTTGGTTGTTATATTTTATATAGCGAAAAAATACAAAAATTTTATATCGGTGCAACTCAAGATGAAATAAACAGTCGTATCGAAAAACACAACCATAAAACATACGGAAGCAAAAAATTTACAGCCAGAGCCAATGATTGGATATTATTTTTATTTATTCCTACTAAGGATTTTTCACACGCAGTTCGTATCAAAAGAAAAATCAAATCCATGAAATCATCAAAGTTTGTTCATAAATTGATGCAAGACAAAGAATTATTGGAAAAACTTATAACTGATTGCCGTATTTAA
- a CDS encoding Outer membrane chaperone Skp (OmpH) — translation MKNLSLIFNAILLIAVLILFFLVLGKKNQGVDNALVKKGDSTAVINLPVAYVNIDSLLLNYTFAKQANEALTKKQEDSRLTINSRQRELQGEMINFQKKLENNAFLSRERAEQEQLRIQKKQQDLQATADRLSQQIMEQQQKMSEQLRDTIDAFMKEYNKDGKYQLILSNTANDNILYAGEKYDITADVIKKLNDRYKK, via the coding sequence ATGAAAAACCTTTCACTTATTTTTAATGCTATATTGCTAATAGCCGTTCTTATTTTATTTTTTTTAGTTTTGGGAAAGAAAAATCAAGGTGTTGATAACGCTTTAGTGAAAAAAGGAGATTCTACCGCAGTCATTAATTTACCTGTTGCCTATGTAAATATTGATTCACTTTTGCTTAATTACACTTTTGCAAAACAAGCTAACGAAGCGTTGACTAAAAAACAAGAAGATTCCCGTTTAACTATCAATTCTCGTCAACGCGAATTACAAGGTGAAATGATTAATTTTCAGAAAAAATTAGAAAACAATGCATTTTTAAGTCGTGAAAGGGCAGAACAAGAACAACTTCGTATTCAAAAGAAACAACAGGACTTGCAGGCAACTGCCGATCGTCTTTCGCAACAAATAATGGAGCAACAACAAAAAATGAGCGAACAACTTAGAGATACGATTGATGCTTTTATGAAAGAGTATAACAAAGACGGGAAATACCAACTCATTTTGAGTAATACGGCAAACGATAATATACTTTATGCCGGTGAAAAATATGACATAACTGCCGATGTAATTAAAAAACTCAATGACAGATATAAAAAATAG
- a CDS encoding conserved hypothetical protein (Evidence 4 : Unknown function but conserved in other organisms), producing the protein MNVLLTILISTVIVLVAVLLLGFKIFFIKQGKFPNIHIGGNKALKEKGIACATTQDRDAQKQENFIDINKIIKQIENK; encoded by the coding sequence ATGAACGTTCTTCTTACCATACTGATTTCCACAGTTATAGTGCTTGTAGCAGTACTTTTATTAGGATTTAAAATTTTCTTTATTAAGCAAGGAAAGTTTCCCAATATTCATATTGGTGGCAATAAAGCTCTAAAAGAAAAAGGAATTGCCTGTGCTACAACACAAGACCGTGATGCTCAGAAACAAGAAAACTTCATAGATATAAATAAAATTATTAAACAGATAGAAAACAAATGA
- the sodB gene encoding superoxide dismutase, Fe (Evidence 2a : Function from experimental evidences in other organisms; PubMedId : 11766965; Product type e : enzyme), with translation MTFSLPKLPYAPNALEPIISEQTINFHYGKHHQTYVNNLNNLIPGTEFENADLDTIVKKSSGPIFNNAAQIWNHNFYFLSLTPNKGTKPSEKLAKALDEAFGSFDKFKEEFGKAAITVFGSGWAWLAKNTDGKLEIVKEGNAGNPITSGKTPLLTFDVWEHAYYIDYQNRRADYVSAIWDIVDWDVVSSRF, from the coding sequence ATGACTTTTTCATTGCCAAAATTACCTTATGCACCTAATGCATTGGAACCGATAATTAGTGAACAAACTATTAATTTTCACTACGGTAAACATCATCAAACGTATGTAAACAACCTGAATAACTTAATTCCCGGAACGGAATTTGAAAATGCCGATTTGGATACGATTGTAAAAAAATCAAGCGGTCCTATTTTTAATAACGCCGCCCAAATTTGGAATCATAACTTTTATTTTCTTTCGCTTACGCCCAATAAAGGAACAAAACCTTCAGAAAAGTTGGCAAAAGCTCTCGACGAAGCGTTTGGCTCTTTCGATAAATTTAAAGAAGAATTTGGAAAAGCTGCCATAACTGTATTTGGCTCCGGTTGGGCTTGGCTTGCCAAAAATACAGATGGGAAATTAGAAATAGTTAAAGAAGGTAATGCTGGAAACCCGATTACAAGCGGTAAAACACCTTTGCTTACCTTTGATGTATGGGAACATGCGTATTATATTGACTATCAGAACCGTAGAGCTGATTATGTTTCTGCGATATGGGATATTGTTGATTGGGATGTGGTTTCTTCACGTTTTTGA
- a CDS encoding Sporulation domain-containing protein, which yields MKKILGILLMSVIVVFGITSCKSKQKAVEISGAKIEAKQTTPTATQATSTTVAEATPVEEVTRNEKFSLADGETNSAAFSNKYHVVVGSFSIKQNAKNLQSTLIKEGNNALVVVNEKGMFRVLIASYNEYYQAKNRINEISNRFPDAWVLVQK from the coding sequence ATGAAAAAAATTTTGGGTATTTTACTTATGTCTGTTATCGTTGTTTTCGGAATAACTTCTTGTAAATCAAAACAGAAAGCAGTTGAAATTAGCGGTGCAAAAATTGAAGCAAAGCAAACAACTCCTACCGCAACACAAGCCACATCCACTACCGTAGCAGAAGCTACTCCTGTAGAAGAAGTTACACGCAACGAAAAATTTAGTCTTGCAGATGGGGAAACAAATTCTGCCGCTTTTAGTAATAAATACCACGTAGTGGTAGGAAGTTTTTCTATTAAACAAAATGCTAAAAATCTGCAAAGTACACTTATTAAAGAAGGAAATAACGCCTTGGTAGTTGTGAACGAAAAAGGAATGTTCCGTGTACTAATCGCCTCATATAATGAATATTATCAAGCAAAAAACCGTATTAACGAAATAAGCAACCGTTTTCCTGATGCTTGGGTTTTAGTTCAAAAATAA
- the folK gene encoding 2-amino-4-hydroxy-6-hydroxymethyldihydropteridinepyrophosphokinase — protein sequence MPLAYLGIGTNLGDREANLNKAMILLREYVGDIYNISSFYTFKPWGFVSENDFSNAAVLVNTELNPSQLLDALKKIEKEMGRISTTTEIYEDRIIDIDILLYESRIINEQNLIIPHPNMEKREFVLVPLAEIAPDLVHPVTHKTILQMKNELKTN from the coding sequence ATGCCATTAGCGTATTTAGGAATCGGGACTAATTTGGGCGACAGAGAAGCTAATCTAAATAAAGCTATGATTCTGTTGCGAGAATATGTGGGAGATATTTATAATATTTCTTCTTTTTACACATTTAAACCCTGGGGATTTGTTTCTGAAAACGATTTTTCGAATGCAGCAGTATTGGTAAACACAGAATTAAATCCTTCCCAGTTATTAGATGCTCTTAAAAAAATAGAAAAAGAAATGGGACGGATATCAACCACAACAGAAATTTACGAGGATAGAATTATTGATATTGATATTCTTTTATACGAAAGCCGGATAATAAATGAGCAGAACCTTATAATTCCGCATCCAAATATGGAAAAACGTGAATTTGTTTTGGTTCCGCTGGCAGAAATCGCACCTGATTTAGTTCATCCGGTAACGCATAAAACTATTTTACAAATGAAAAATGAGCTGAAAACCAATTAG
- a CDS encoding conserved hypothetical protein (Evidence 4 : Unknown function but conserved in other organisms) gives MEDKLTILKFYQTIVEAEVDMDVLRNNDIDCSLDTDDTIVIYPFFDENEKGIKLYVFEKDVERATQLIEEFHAATDNVSVDADIDDF, from the coding sequence ATGGAAGATAAACTAACCATTCTGAAATTTTATCAAACTATTGTAGAAGCCGAAGTAGATATGGATGTGCTTCGCAATAACGATATTGATTGTTCGCTTGACACTGACGATACCATAGTTATATATCCGTTTTTTGACGAGAATGAAAAAGGCATAAAACTCTATGTTTTTGAAAAAGACGTTGAACGCGCCACGCAGTTAATTGAAGAATTTCACGCTGCCACTGATAATGTTTCGGTAGATGCGGATATTGATGATTTCTAA
- a CDS encoding Lipid A biosynthesis lauroyl acyltransferase has product MFQINRHKLNNFRRKTVITSLYPLLIFLILLFRILPIKAVRKFASFIGEKFYRFAKKNRETALANIKKVYGESLTEEEQIALAKHAFIESLMGFNDYLAFSHVKEYKQFFKLIEVKGEEHLENAYKRGKGVICLIPHLSSWEFAAITPPMLGYETSAASKAIKSNLLEKLMIKFRSRRGMKNITREGSYAALVEVLKKGECLILMTDQDTKVKGIFVDFLGFPAYTPLGASRLLAETDAALVPMAMTRKENGNYRFIIYPEIPTVKTENPQNDLIVNTQNQNKILSEIIRTYPSQWVWMHRRWKTTPEALEKFLKRRKEEKERS; this is encoded by the coding sequence ATGTTTCAAATAAATCGACACAAATTAAATAATTTTCGCCGTAAAACGGTTATTACGTCACTTTATCCTCTGCTTATATTTCTTATACTCCTTTTCAGAATTTTACCCATTAAAGCCGTACGGAAATTTGCCTCTTTCATAGGGGAAAAATTCTATCGATTTGCTAAAAAAAACAGAGAAACCGCTTTGGCAAACATTAAAAAAGTATACGGAGAATCGCTTACGGAAGAAGAACAAATTGCATTAGCGAAACATGCTTTTATTGAATCGCTTATGGGGTTTAATGATTATCTTGCATTTTCCCACGTAAAAGAATATAAACAATTTTTCAAACTAATTGAAGTTAAAGGCGAAGAACATTTAGAAAATGCTTACAAACGAGGAAAAGGAGTTATTTGCCTTATTCCGCATTTAAGTTCGTGGGAATTTGCAGCCATTACTCCTCCAATGTTGGGTTATGAAACTTCCGCCGCAAGCAAAGCTATAAAATCCAATTTATTGGAAAAGTTAATGATAAAATTCCGCAGCCGTCGTGGAATGAAAAATATTACCCGCGAAGGTTCTTATGCCGCATTGGTTGAAGTGTTAAAAAAAGGCGAGTGTTTAATTCTAATGACCGATCAAGACACAAAAGTAAAAGGGATTTTTGTCGATTTTCTTGGCTTTCCTGCTTACACACCTTTAGGGGCATCGCGTTTGTTAGCCGAAACTGATGCCGCACTTGTTCCAATGGCAATGACACGCAAAGAAAACGGGAATTATCGGTTTATTATTTATCCTGAAATACCTACCGTGAAAACTGAAAATCCCCAAAATGACTTAATTGTAAACACACAAAATCAGAATAAAATTTTAAGTGAAATTATCCGTACGTATCCATCGCAATGGGTTTGGATGCATCGTAGATGGAAAACCACTCCGGAAGCGCTTGAAAAATTCCTAAAAAGGAGAAAGGAAGAGAAAGAAAGGAGTTAA
- a CDS encoding conserved hypothetical protein (Evidence 4 : Unknown function but conserved in other organisms), translating to MENQFIYSKNVIEFVTVVAETCLFLENSREFSKEDFVMKSIKILPLLYLKTTLIDVSEIETDENAEKFVTEEDYLFVKEQIETLLGTDDAFLDTFHPDMQYSDTPIAAFISENLADVYQELKDFAANYQTEVTEVMESALYVCMQAFAEHWGQKLLNALRALHAVRYKDNFGEIEDEERFKSEDYRKLDRNSFLRFQADDENDDEI from the coding sequence ATGGAAAATCAATTTATTTATTCAAAAAACGTGATTGAATTTGTAACGGTAGTTGCAGAAACATGCTTGTTTTTGGAAAACAGCCGTGAATTTTCCAAGGAGGATTTTGTGATGAAATCTATCAAAATACTCCCGTTACTTTATTTGAAAACCACGTTGATTGATGTTTCTGAAATTGAAACCGATGAAAATGCCGAAAAATTTGTAACGGAAGAAGATTATTTATTTGTAAAAGAACAAATAGAAACGTTGCTTGGAACCGACGATGCATTTTTAGATACTTTTCATCCCGATATGCAATACAGCGATACGCCTATTGCAGCTTTTATTTCGGAAAATTTGGCGGATGTTTATCAGGAATTAAAAGATTTTGCCGCCAATTATCAAACCGAAGTAACTGAAGTAATGGAAAGCGCGCTTTATGTTTGCATGCAAGCATTTGCAGAACATTGGGGGCAAAAACTTCTCAACGCGCTACGCGCATTGCATGCCGTGCGTTACAAAGATAATTTTGGTGAAATTGAAGACGAGGAACGTTTTAAATCCGAAGATTATAGAAAACTGGACCGAAATAGTTTTTTGCGTTTCCAAGCCGATGATGAAAATGACGATGAAATTTAG
- a CDS encoding 3'-5' exonuclease, whose protein sequence is MKFSPKITKEEVNLLEPAEFTGKIVLVDKKTQINEAVEYLKAQKIVGVDTETRPSFVRGTHYKVSLMQIATDDCCYLFRLNKIGFPHELLDFLSDTNIKKIGLSLHDDFRSLNKRNKIKPNNFVDIQSIAKDYGILELGLQKIYAIIFGKKISKSQRLTNWENETLTEQQKRYAATDAWACLKIYKELLKEQKITKKELQMLIMEFSQPIEKTNSNF, encoded by the coding sequence ATGAAATTTAGCCCGAAAATAACCAAAGAGGAAGTAAATCTGTTAGAGCCGGCAGAGTTTACTGGAAAAATAGTTTTAGTAGACAAAAAGACACAAATCAATGAAGCTGTTGAATATCTGAAAGCGCAAAAAATTGTCGGCGTGGATACAGAAACGCGCCCTTCTTTTGTACGGGGAACACATTATAAAGTTTCGTTGATGCAAATTGCCACTGATGATTGCTGTTATCTTTTCCGGCTGAATAAAATTGGCTTTCCTCATGAACTTCTCGATTTTCTTTCAGATACAAATATTAAAAAAATCGGTTTATCATTACACGACGACTTTCGTTCTTTGAACAAAAGAAACAAAATAAAACCCAATAACTTTGTTGATATTCAAAGTATTGCAAAAGATTACGGAATCTTGGAACTTGGCTTACAAAAAATTTACGCCATTATTTTCGGTAAAAAAATATCCAAATCGCAACGATTAACCAATTGGGAGAACGAAACGCTTACCGAACAGCAAAAACGATATGCCGCAACAGATGCATGGGCTTGTTTAAAGATTTATAAAGAGTTATTGAAAGAACAAAAAATCACAAAAAAAGAACTTCAAATGCTCATAATGGAGTTTTCGCAACCCATTGAAAAAACGAATTCTAACTTCTGA